From a region of the Salinispira pacifica genome:
- a CDS encoding DUF72 domain-containing protein, with translation MNREAGSFPHGELSLGTCSWKYDGWKGSVYPEKVGGKSADYLQEYARKFSSVEIDQWFWSLFDNNPRLPDPATAGEYAARTPDNFRFTVKLPDSLSLTHHRSRSSIQGSNPYFLSTDLMLQVMNHLSPILPKTRVLMLQFEYLNKKKMPDASRLYELLGSFAHHSLSHPAFASPGGVYLGAEIRNPDYLHPEHFRFLNSRGIVPVLLHGYYMPPVYRTLQEHAGLLDPSRPVVIRLHGPDRKQMDQLSSGRWDRILRPMDEDLDLVLGEVRKLMDRGIHVILNVNNHYEGSAPLTIGKILSRLE, from the coding sequence ATGAACAGAGAGGCCGGCTCCTTCCCCCATGGCGAGCTCAGCCTGGGTACCTGCAGCTGGAAGTACGACGGCTGGAAAGGTTCGGTCTACCCCGAGAAAGTCGGCGGCAAAAGCGCAGATTACCTCCAGGAGTACGCCCGCAAATTCTCCAGTGTTGAGATTGACCAGTGGTTCTGGAGCCTGTTCGATAATAATCCCCGGCTGCCGGATCCCGCCACAGCCGGGGAATACGCCGCCCGTACCCCCGACAATTTCCGCTTCACCGTCAAGCTGCCGGACAGCCTCAGCCTCACCCACCACAGAAGCAGAAGCAGCATTCAGGGTTCAAACCCCTATTTCCTGTCAACGGATCTGATGCTTCAGGTGATGAATCACCTCTCCCCCATCCTGCCGAAAACCCGGGTTCTCATGCTCCAGTTCGAATATCTGAATAAGAAGAAAATGCCGGATGCTTCCCGTTTGTATGAACTGCTGGGAAGTTTTGCTCATCACAGCCTTTCCCACCCGGCATTCGCTTCCCCCGGGGGCGTCTACCTGGGTGCGGAGATACGAAACCCCGATTATCTTCACCCGGAACACTTCCGTTTTCTCAACAGCCGGGGAATCGTTCCGGTTCTCCTCCACGGATACTATATGCCGCCGGTGTACCGCACCCTGCAGGAGCATGCAGGACTGCTGGACCCCAGCCGCCCTGTGGTTATCCGCCTGCACGGTCCTGACCGGAAGCAGATGGATCAGCTCAGTTCAGGCCGGTGGGACCGCATCCTGCGCCCCATGGATGAGGATCTTGATCTGGTGCTGGGGGAAGTCCGGAAGCTCATGGACCGGGGCATACATGTCATTCTGAATGTGAATAATCATTACGAAGGCAGTGCTCCTCTGACTATCGGAAAAATACTCAGCAGGCTGGAGTAG
- a CDS encoding insulinase family protein, producing MPENRNSFNQIHSHNQDQMGSHDGTVQGERQDDTADMASLLRELPEPGEAMGRFTVVSREPLPEYNSVGVLLEENTSKARLYHVYNRDEENLFSFNFATLPENSNGVAHILEHTVLCGSQKYPVKDPFVMLYRSSMQTFLNAMTFPDKTIYPAASTVKEDLFNLMSVYADAVFFPLLKEDHFRQEGHRLELDENGEPRIAGVVYNEMKANYSTHDSIAGDMCYRSLFPDTPYRHDSGGDPEEIPQLSYEEFLGFHKRYYHPSNCLFFFYGNIPTSEYLDFVDSMVFSRFSRSELEKITSVTVPVQKQWKEPAQFSYSYPVSPESDEKSSVNLNWLLAEMNDPVEALGMEVLSDLLMGSPASPIQRIINESDLGEDLSNSSGLENDLRQLVFTCGMRGTHEDRADEIETLILDGLDKLVREGFDPELVKASLSRFEFRAREIKGGGPYGLKLLIRGLRGWLHGRAPGESMEFTPYLQELKKRLEKNPSYFIDLVKRHLLENPHRSRVTVYPDSDQNEREEEHEQELLKKKVESLGENAMDQIAEETGKFREFQHEPDSPEAIASLPYLSVDDIPRKVRSIPNELDAVPGSNRSMYVHEVFTNGISYIDLGFDIAGLEEEFQLFIPFIAHILPQIGAGNRDYSEMNMQWGLQTGGFSMYSEHSQSVDGRYLEYAYLRLKTLDEKSESGLKLVKDVLTAADMKDYGYLWDLFLEFRNDFRSHIVPSGTNFPAIRALRGVSRQSLRDDVWKGVIQGSFVELIHSKGEELGKDQAGKMLGEILQYLIYRIFQSENLLANITCQNEQRAVLAGQLEDFIRELEAASPVAPVGENPILSAVIHEITPGISRVQPGLEGIAHSCKVNFTAMALEASRITMETQIHEQLLAHILRSGYLWEKIRMEGGAYGAFCVSDSLAGTMMFGSYRDPAIQSSWKSYENGLRHLAGAALSEQELDFAKIAVAGRELRPMSPAEKGMISFKRQKYNITDELRQQRREWLLRTTPADIQAAAARLLENMKSGYRAVLGDQSSLQELKKDLPDLQVVKL from the coding sequence ATGCCGGAAAACAGAAATTCTTTCAATCAAATTCATTCACATAATCAGGATCAAATGGGATCACATGACGGAACGGTACAGGGCGAACGGCAGGACGATACCGCAGACATGGCGAGTCTGCTCAGGGAACTTCCCGAACCGGGGGAGGCGATGGGCAGATTCACGGTAGTGTCCCGGGAGCCCCTTCCGGAATACAACAGCGTGGGAGTCCTGCTGGAAGAAAACACCAGCAAAGCCAGATTGTATCATGTGTATAACCGGGACGAAGAGAATTTATTCTCCTTCAATTTTGCAACTCTGCCGGAAAACTCCAACGGTGTGGCTCATATTCTGGAGCACACGGTACTTTGCGGTTCACAGAAGTATCCGGTGAAGGATCCCTTCGTTATGCTCTATAGAAGCAGCATGCAGACCTTTCTCAATGCCATGACCTTTCCCGATAAAACCATCTATCCCGCTGCCTCCACGGTAAAAGAGGATCTGTTTAATCTCATGTCCGTGTATGCCGATGCGGTATTTTTCCCCCTTCTTAAGGAGGATCATTTCCGACAGGAGGGACATCGTCTCGAACTGGATGAGAATGGCGAACCCAGAATCGCCGGAGTCGTATACAATGAAATGAAGGCCAACTATTCCACCCACGATTCCATTGCCGGCGACATGTGTTACCGCAGCCTCTTTCCGGACACCCCATACCGTCATGATTCCGGCGGAGACCCCGAGGAGATTCCACAGCTTAGCTATGAGGAGTTTCTCGGGTTTCATAAGCGGTATTACCATCCTTCAAACTGTCTGTTCTTTTTCTATGGCAACATTCCCACATCCGAGTACCTCGATTTTGTGGACAGCATGGTGTTTTCCCGGTTCAGCCGGAGCGAACTGGAAAAGATTACCAGTGTTACCGTTCCTGTGCAGAAACAGTGGAAGGAACCCGCACAGTTTTCCTACAGCTATCCGGTGTCTCCGGAGAGTGACGAGAAAAGTTCGGTGAATCTTAACTGGCTTCTGGCTGAGATGAATGATCCGGTAGAGGCGCTGGGAATGGAGGTGCTCAGTGATCTTCTCATGGGCAGCCCTGCCAGTCCGATTCAAAGGATTATCAACGAATCGGATCTGGGAGAGGATTTAAGCAACAGCAGCGGGCTGGAGAATGATCTTCGCCAACTGGTATTCACCTGCGGGATGAGAGGCACCCATGAAGACCGCGCCGATGAAATCGAAACCCTCATCCTGGACGGACTGGACAAGCTGGTTCGGGAAGGTTTCGATCCTGAACTTGTGAAAGCTTCCTTGAGCCGCTTTGAGTTCAGAGCCCGGGAAATCAAGGGCGGAGGTCCCTATGGTCTGAAACTTCTTATCCGCGGACTCAGGGGCTGGCTCCATGGACGGGCTCCCGGAGAAAGCATGGAATTCACCCCGTATCTCCAGGAATTGAAAAAGCGTCTTGAGAAGAACCCCTCATATTTTATCGATCTTGTGAAAAGGCATCTGTTGGAAAATCCGCACCGGAGCCGGGTGACTGTGTATCCCGATTCCGATCAGAATGAGCGGGAAGAGGAACACGAGCAGGAACTTCTCAAAAAGAAAGTTGAAAGCCTCGGCGAGAATGCCATGGATCAGATTGCTGAGGAAACCGGAAAATTCAGGGAATTTCAGCATGAACCGGACAGCCCTGAGGCCATAGCCAGTCTTCCGTATTTGAGTGTGGATGACATCCCCCGGAAGGTGCGCAGCATCCCCAATGAACTTGATGCGGTTCCAGGTTCGAACCGGTCCATGTATGTTCATGAGGTATTCACAAACGGGATCAGTTACATCGACCTGGGATTTGACATTGCCGGGCTGGAAGAGGAATTTCAGCTCTTTATTCCGTTTATCGCCCATATTCTGCCGCAGATCGGGGCCGGAAACCGTGACTATAGCGAAATGAACATGCAGTGGGGTCTTCAGACCGGCGGATTCAGCATGTACAGCGAGCACTCCCAAAGCGTGGATGGCAGGTATCTTGAGTATGCGTATCTGCGGCTCAAGACCCTTGATGAGAAAAGCGAATCGGGATTGAAGCTGGTGAAGGATGTGCTGACCGCAGCTGATATGAAGGATTACGGATATCTCTGGGATCTCTTTCTGGAATTCCGCAACGATTTCCGGTCTCATATTGTGCCCAGCGGCACCAATTTCCCTGCAATTCGCGCACTGAGAGGAGTAAGCCGGCAATCGCTCCGGGACGATGTGTGGAAGGGTGTGATTCAGGGCAGTTTTGTTGAGCTGATACACTCCAAAGGTGAAGAGCTGGGCAAGGATCAGGCCGGAAAAATGCTGGGTGAAATACTTCAATACCTGATCTACAGGATCTTTCAGTCAGAGAACCTCCTTGCAAATATCACCTGTCAGAATGAACAGCGGGCGGTGCTGGCCGGACAGCTGGAAGACTTTATCCGGGAACTTGAAGCCGCTTCCCCGGTCGCCCCGGTTGGAGAAAATCCCATTCTCAGCGCAGTGATTCACGAAATTACCCCCGGGATCTCCCGTGTCCAGCCCGGGCTGGAGGGCATAGCCCACAGCTGCAAGGTGAACTTTACCGCCATGGCTCTTGAAGCCTCCAGGATTACCATGGAAACCCAAATTCATGAGCAGCTTCTGGCGCACATTCTCCGCAGCGGATATCTCTGGGAGAAAATCCGCATGGAAGGGGGAGCATACGGCGCCTTCTGCGTGAGTGATTCCCTGGCAGGAACCATGATGTTCGGTTCGTACCGGGATCCGGCGATCCAGAGCAGCTGGAAGAGCTATGAGAATGGTCTCCGGCATCTCGCGGGAGCGGCATTGAGCGAACAGGAGCTGGACTTTGCAAAGATTGCGGTGGCCGGAAGGGAGCTGAGACCCATGTCCCCGGCGGAGAAAGGGATGATCAGTTTCAAACGGCAAAAATACAATATCACCGATGAGCTGAGGCAGCAGCGAAGGGAATGGCTTCTCCGTACAACACCCGCTGATATTCAGGCCGCGGCCGCCCGGCTTTTGGAGAATATGAAATCCGGCTATCGGGCGGTGCTGGGGGACCAATCCTCCCTGCAGGAACTTAAGAAGGATCTGCCGGATCTGCAGGTCGTGAAACTGTAG
- a CDS encoding GGDEF domain-containing response regulator, which translates to MKSVLHVEPSDFFSKIVQEIIRERGMEYLRVSGVGELLRQLKSFSPDLIISAAALSDGSVEDMVQALNSAGFTDIPVLIVSSSESLEFRRRLFDLGVVDFLLKQDISSQRLGTYLDNLGNANELIRNLSELEIAVLDDSSTSLALVENIFRMNGIFNADYYRVPEHLLDSGKKYDLFIVDLVLPGMTGEEVILHLRTSHPGSSIIALSSISNTKTVSQVLLSGADDYIIKPFDASIFLARLRTNIRAYTLSRKLAESHMQLQQLADYDGLTGVYSHRKIMSILENSCKTMDNPEQAAVIMFDLDDFKQINDQHGHLAGDSALKVFAENLQKVLGDDGYVGRYGGEEFIAFLPNIPRDRLKHLVQTVVEGTGKLSLDDSHLMGGRVQLSVSAGICYGDGKDVEETLRKADRKLYQAKEQGKNRYIL; encoded by the coding sequence ATGAAATCGGTCTTGCACGTAGAGCCGTCGGATTTTTTTAGCAAAATCGTTCAGGAAATCATCAGGGAACGGGGGATGGAATATCTCCGTGTTTCCGGTGTCGGGGAGCTTCTCCGTCAACTGAAATCTTTTTCCCCGGATCTTATTATATCGGCTGCCGCTCTATCCGACGGATCAGTGGAGGATATGGTACAAGCCCTGAATTCTGCAGGTTTCACAGATATTCCCGTGTTGATCGTGAGTTCCAGCGAAAGCCTGGAGTTCAGGCGAAGATTGTTCGATCTGGGAGTCGTGGACTTTCTTTTGAAACAGGATATCAGTTCCCAACGGCTGGGGACGTATCTGGATAACCTTGGAAATGCAAATGAACTTATCAGGAACCTGTCTGAATTAGAGATTGCCGTTCTTGATGACAGTTCAACCAGTCTTGCACTGGTTGAAAACATCTTCCGTATGAACGGGATTTTCAATGCGGATTATTACCGGGTTCCTGAACACCTTCTTGATTCGGGAAAAAAATATGACCTTTTTATTGTGGACCTGGTACTTCCCGGGATGACGGGGGAAGAGGTCATACTTCATCTGCGGACATCCCATCCCGGATCCAGTATTATCGCCCTGTCGAGCATATCCAATACCAAAACTGTGAGCCAGGTTTTACTCTCCGGTGCGGATGATTATATTATCAAGCCCTTTGATGCCTCAATCTTTCTCGCCCGGTTGCGGACAAACATCAGGGCATATACCCTGAGCCGTAAATTGGCGGAGAGTCATATGCAGCTTCAGCAACTGGCAGATTATGACGGACTTACGGGTGTGTACAGTCACAGAAAAATTATGAGCATTCTGGAGAACAGTTGTAAAACCATGGACAATCCGGAACAGGCAGCGGTTATCATGTTTGATCTGGATGATTTCAAGCAGATTAATGATCAACATGGCCATCTGGCAGGTGATTCTGCCCTGAAGGTTTTTGCAGAGAATCTCCAGAAAGTTCTGGGTGATGACGGTTATGTAGGGCGATACGGGGGGGAAGAATTCATTGCGTTTCTTCCAAACATTCCGAGAGACCGCTTGAAACACCTTGTTCAAACCGTGGTGGAAGGCACGGGAAAACTATCCCTGGATGACTCGCATTTGATGGGCGGCCGCGTTCAATTGAGCGTAAGTGCGGGCATTTGCTATGGTGACGGCAAAGACGTGGAAGAAACACTGCGGAAGGCCGATAGAAAACTATACCAGGCGAAGGAACAGGGAAAGAACCGCTATATCCTCTAA
- a CDS encoding tetratricopeptide repeat protein, with product MEQLNQSDPQYIKAMSEFMQGNWSSAESSFKSLLKDYPESGFILLNLGNIYYSQGSLNKSIEYYLKALEKEPDWGVAYYKLGVTYFRAGKLIKALESFNKVIELKNQSHAMASYFVGLINFFLGRDDDSDQAFSAFHEIAPESMIANFFLAQIKIKENHFNEAIKLLNELLEETPLLSEGHYMLGQAYYGLHRNTDAIKAFRKVLEINPDDQRAKTKLTLMTDLEW from the coding sequence ATGGAACAATTAAATCAGTCAGATCCACAGTATATTAAAGCCATGAGCGAATTCATGCAGGGAAACTGGAGTTCGGCGGAGTCATCTTTCAAGAGCCTGCTGAAAGACTATCCCGAAAGCGGATTCATTCTTCTGAATCTGGGAAATATTTATTATTCCCAGGGCAGCTTGAACAAAAGCATTGAGTATTATCTGAAAGCTCTGGAAAAAGAACCTGACTGGGGGGTTGCATACTATAAACTTGGAGTCACCTACTTCCGGGCAGGAAAGCTTATCAAGGCGCTGGAATCGTTCAACAAAGTAATAGAGTTGAAAAATCAGAGTCACGCCATGGCTTCCTATTTTGTAGGCCTGATCAATTTTTTCCTCGGCCGGGATGATGATTCGGATCAGGCGTTCTCGGCGTTTCATGAAATTGCTCCTGAATCGATGATTGCGAACTTTTTTCTGGCCCAGATAAAGATAAAGGAAAACCATTTCAACGAAGCCATCAAGCTGCTCAATGAGCTCCTTGAGGAGACACCGCTTCTCAGCGAAGGGCATTACATGCTGGGGCAGGCGTACTATGGTCTTCACCGCAACACCGATGCCATCAAAGCGTTTCGGAAGGTCCTGGAAATAAATCCTGATGATCAGCGGGCAAAGACCAAACTCACACTGATGACCGATCTTGAGTGGTGA
- a CDS encoding class II fumarate hydratase → MEKTRSESDSMGNIEIPGWAYWGAQTQRAVENFQISGKTLPVPMIRAIALIKKHAAQANARLGLVDEALSKAIVQAADEVIRGEWDEHFPIDVFQTGSGTSSNMNTNEVISNRANEILGEPIGLRKPVHPNDHVNRGQSSNDVIPTAVHISNRIEAEQLLLALNDLGSALEEKAEEFSSVLKLGRTHLQDAVPMSLGQEFSAYAVQIRKAETRIRKTFENLEELPLGGTAIGTGLNTHKDFARLAVDGIAEESSIPFRPAANSFEGIAARDAQVEFMGALNVLATSLMKIGNDLRILASGPRGALGEIVLPSLQPGSSIMPGKVNPVIPEMLIQVAAFVHGKVTSVTMGGQNAPLELNMMNPMISYEVLTSIEVLSNACRTLANKGIRGMQADEERCRHWIDWSLAMVTPLALKIGYDSATKLAYKAFKEKKKIRDVVLGEGILSETELDTILDPRGMISNRD, encoded by the coding sequence ATGGAAAAGACACGCAGCGAATCCGATAGCATGGGCAACATAGAGATTCCCGGTTGGGCATACTGGGGGGCTCAGACCCAGCGGGCGGTTGAGAATTTTCAGATTTCCGGAAAAACCCTTCCGGTTCCCATGATCAGAGCCATAGCACTGATCAAAAAACACGCAGCCCAAGCCAATGCCCGCCTGGGCCTGGTGGATGAAGCCCTTTCAAAAGCCATTGTACAAGCCGCAGATGAGGTGATACGGGGTGAGTGGGATGAACACTTTCCCATAGATGTGTTTCAGACCGGAAGCGGAACCAGCAGCAATATGAATACCAATGAAGTAATTTCCAACCGGGCGAATGAGATTCTCGGTGAACCTATCGGGCTCCGGAAGCCTGTGCATCCCAACGATCATGTGAACCGGGGGCAGAGCTCGAATGATGTAATCCCCACAGCAGTGCATATTTCCAACAGAATTGAAGCGGAGCAGCTGCTACTTGCCCTGAACGATCTGGGCAGTGCACTGGAAGAAAAAGCGGAAGAGTTTTCCTCGGTTCTGAAGCTGGGACGGACTCATCTTCAGGATGCGGTTCCCATGTCTCTGGGCCAGGAGTTTTCCGCCTACGCCGTGCAGATCCGGAAGGCGGAAACCCGGATCAGGAAAACCTTTGAGAATCTTGAGGAGCTGCCGCTGGGCGGGACCGCAATCGGTACCGGGCTGAACACCCATAAAGATTTCGCCCGTTTGGCAGTGGATGGGATCGCCGAAGAAAGCTCCATTCCGTTCCGGCCTGCAGCCAACAGTTTCGAGGGTATTGCGGCCCGGGATGCTCAGGTCGAGTTTATGGGTGCGCTCAATGTACTGGCCACATCTCTTATGAAAATAGGAAATGATCTTCGTATTCTGGCCAGCGGTCCCCGGGGAGCACTGGGAGAGATCGTTCTCCCCAGCCTTCAGCCGGGCAGCTCAATTATGCCCGGAAAGGTGAACCCGGTAATACCGGAAATGCTCATTCAGGTGGCAGCCTTTGTTCATGGAAAGGTCACTTCGGTTACCATGGGAGGCCAGAATGCCCCTCTTGAGTTGAATATGATGAACCCCATGATTTCATATGAGGTGCTCACCAGCATCGAAGTGCTGAGCAACGCATGCCGCACTCTTGCGAATAAGGGGATACGGGGTATGCAGGCAGATGAAGAACGCTGCCGGCATTGGATTGACTGGAGCCTGGCGATGGTTACCCCTCTTGCATTGAAAATCGGATATGACAGTGCAACGAAACTCGCCTACAAGGCTTTTAAGGAAAAGAAGAAAATCCGGGATGTGGTGCTCGGCGAGGGAATCCTTTCAGAAACAGAACTTGATACAATTCTTGATCCCCGGGGGATGATTTCAAACCGGGATTAA
- a CDS encoding GNAT family N-acetyltransferase, with product MACTPYNISMITYITAALSHLDPIPLELSEMVKIQLEEDGMELSTTEAENRLRQASQSGLGVYICAALETDVRDETSPSGLDERPLFNRLNDGALRGFGFFNLCYGLECGGEYLWLNELHVDRESRRKGIATGILKHIEQWARKRGCAYSACLTGSDNEAAQNMYRSQGFSISKVNWVEKDLTAAPRAEPEPEDHE from the coding sequence ATGGCGTGCACGCCATACAATATCTCCATGATTACATATATTACGGCAGCGTTGAGCCATCTGGATCCCATTCCTCTGGAACTCAGTGAAATGGTAAAAATCCAGCTTGAAGAAGATGGAATGGAACTCAGCACCACCGAGGCGGAAAACCGGCTCCGGCAGGCATCACAATCGGGTCTGGGAGTGTATATCTGCGCCGCACTTGAAACGGATGTCCGGGATGAAACCTCCCCTTCCGGATTGGATGAGCGGCCCCTGTTCAACAGGCTGAATGACGGTGCGCTCCGGGGTTTCGGTTTTTTCAACCTATGTTACGGACTTGAATGCGGCGGAGAATATCTGTGGCTGAATGAACTTCACGTTGACCGGGAAAGCAGGCGAAAAGGAATTGCCACAGGAATCCTGAAGCATATTGAGCAGTGGGCGCGAAAACGCGGCTGCGCCTACAGCGCCTGCCTGACCGGCTCCGACAATGAGGCGGCTCAAAACATGTACCGCAGCCAGGGGTTCAGCATCAGCAAGGTGAACTGGGTTGAAAAGGATCTCACCGCAGCCCCCCGGGCGGAACCCGAGCCGGAAGACCATGAATGA